Genomic segment of Euzebyales bacterium:
GCGCCGATGATGATCCCGGCGAGCAGGAGGCCGCGGAGTGACAGGCCGCCACTGGAGACGCTGGCCAGCCGGGCCTCCTCGTCGGCGAGTCCACTGAGCGACGCGACCTCGATGAACAGCCACGACAGGCCCACGGTGACCGCGAGCGCGATCAGGGTGCCCACCACCGCCGCGGTCGTCTTGGGCCGCACTCCGTGGGTCATGTACAGGGTGACCGCCATGATGACGACGGCCGCCGAGAGCGCGACGACGACGGGGTCGCGCCCGTCCAGCACGGCCGGCACGACGAAGACCACGACGACGCCGAGTGTGATGCCGAGGCTGAGCAGTGCGCGCAGGCCCTGCCAGCGGCCGAACACGAGCACCGCGACCAGGAACACGAGCGTGAGCAGCAGCAGCGGACGGTCCCGCTCGATGTCGTTGACGTAGTAGACGACGCCGCCGTCGGGGCCCTTGGCCTCGGCGACGCGCACGCGCTGACCGACTGCGAAGAGGTCTCCGGTCTCGTCGACCATCTCGAACGTGACCGTCCGCCCGTCGTCCAGCCGTGCGGTCAGCTCCAGCACCCGGGCACCGGGCGCGAGGCCGGGATCGTCGACGTCGTCGAGCTCGGTGACCCCGGTCAGCTCGGCGGAGCGGAGGGCGACGTCGTCGGGCACCGTCGACACGTCCGGCTGCGCGGCGTTCGACGGCCAGAGGAGGACGACCCCGAGGACGGCTGCGACACACGCGACGCCGACCACCGTCAGCAGTGCACGGTGCGCCCTGCGCATCACGGCGTCTCCCGGCGCGTCGTGTGGAACGTGCCGTCCGGCACCAGTGTCCGGATCGGCCACGGGATGGTGAGGCCGGCGTCCTGGATCGCTCGCTTGGCGGCCGCGAGCACGCGATCCTGGGTCCGGCGCACGCTGCGGATGTCGGGCCGCGTCCAGTAGCGGACCTCGAAGTTGACGCTGGATTCTCCCAGCTCGGTGAGCAGCACCTCAGGCTCCGGATGGTCGAGGACCCCGTCGACGGCACGGACCGCGTCCAGGATGATCGCGCGCGCCTCGTCGTGATCGTCACGATAGTCGACACCGACCATCACGACGGTCCGTCGCTTGCCCCGACGGGTCAGGTTGACCAGCGGGTTGTTGTAGACGTCCCGGTTCGGGATGAGGATCGTCTCCCCGTCGTAGTCGATGAGATGGGTGACCCGCAGGTCGAGCGACTCGACCGTGCCCTCGAACTCCGCGGACCGGATCTGGTCGCCGGCGGAGAACGGCTTGCGCACCAGCAGGATGACCCCGGCGATGAAGTTCTCGAGGATGCCCTGCACCGCCAGACCGACGGCGACACCGATGACGGCGAGACCGGCCAGCACCGAGCCGACCTCGACGCCGGCGATCGACAGGGTCAGCAGCGCCGCGCCGATCAGACCCGCCAGACGCACCAGCCGCGACAGCAGCACGACGGCCACGTGGTCGGCCCGCGTGCGGGACAGCGCGCGTTCCACCAGCCGCGCGAGCGCCAGCGCACCGAGCATGGCGACCAGCCCCACGAGGAGCGCGGTCGCGATGACCGGCAACTGGTCGAGCACCATCGACCCGAACGTGCGCGCCTCGTCCGCGACGTCGGTGACGGCGTCGGCCGCGTCGACGGCCTCGCTGGCCGCCTCGGTGGCGGCGTCCGCGACCTGGGTGGCCGACAGGGTCATCCGCGGTCGGTGTGCTGCAGGATCCCGGCGTACCAGTCGTCGGACTCGGCGTAGGCCGCTGCGCTGTCGGTGGACGTCGGTACGTCTGCCCGACCGACCGCACGGGGGTACGACCCCAGCACGCGCAGCTCGGCGACGTGGCGGTGCACGCCCCTGAGCGCCTCGCCGACGCGGGGCTCGGACACGTGGCCTGCGCAGTCGACGAAGATGCAGTACTCGCCGAGCTGCTTCTTGGTCGGCCGCGACTCGATCTTGGTGAGGTTGATGCCGCGCATCGCGAACTCGTGCAGCACCGAGAGCAGCTGGCCCGGACGGTCATGGCCGAAGAACACGACGAGCGAGGTCTTGTCGGCGCCGGTCGCGCTGGCGAACCCGCTCGCCAGCACGACGAACCGTGTGGTGGTGTCGATGTGGTCACCGATGTCGGCGGCGATGATCGACAGCCCGAAGCGGCCCGCGGCCGCCGTGGTCCCGATCGCCGCCACCGACGGGTCGGCACCGACCTGCCGTGCCGCCTCCGCCGTGGACGTCACCGCCTCCTGCCGGGCGTTCGGCAACTGGGCGGCCAGCCACCCCCGGGCCTGCGCGAGGGCGTGCGAGTGGCTGCGCACCACGGTGATGGTCGACAGATCGGCCTCGGGACTGCCCAGCAGGTTCATCGTCACCGGCATCGTGATCTCGGCCCGGATGAACACCCCGGGGTCGCCGAAGGCGAGCTCGTCGAGCGTGACGTTGACCGATCCCTCGACGGAGTTCTCCATCGGGACGACGCCCCAGTCGCAGGAACCGACGCGGACCGCGTCGATGACGTCGACGACCGTCGGCATCGGCTGCAGCGACGCAGGCCGGTGGCTCGCGCGCCGCGCCGCCTCCGACGCGAAGCTGCCGTCGGGACCGAGGTAGGCGATGCGTCGCACCGTGCTGCCGCTGCTCGTGGTCATCCGTCACCCACAGGTTGCTCGTCGGCGCGTGCCCGGTCCAGGGTGCTGGCGCGGCGCAGCACATCGGACTCCTCCGCCGACAGCCGCTGGCGGCTCTCGCCGCCCACCACGCGCTTGCCCCACGCGCGCGTCTCGGTGCGGCCGTTGATCACTGACAGCACGATGCCATCTCCCTGCTCATCGAGCATCGCGACCGAGAACGATAGCTTGCCGCCCATGTCGGGGAACGCGTCGTAGTGGACCATGGCGACACGGTTGGTGCACAGTTCGATGCTCTGCTCCACGCGGGCGACGCGCGCGCGCAGGTCGACCACCGCGGCGTCGAGCTCGTCGAGGTCGTCGTCGTGGTTGCGCAGCGCCAGCAGCAGTTCATTGCCCGACGCGCCGGCGCCGACGCGCAGCGTGCGTCTGATGCGCCGCTGCAACCGCACCGCTGAGATCGCGACGGCGAGCGCCAGCGCGGCGATCACCGCGATGACGGCCAGCAGTGCGACATCCAGGGGCCCGCTCAACATGGTCGTGCAATCTTCGCACAACGGTGCCCGCGCGCAGCGCCGTGCGGTGACCGGCCGGGCGTGACCGCCGGTAGGGTGCCCGCGATGGACGACATCCGGACATGGCTGCGGGCGGCGGCGGACGAGGCGTACGCCTACGTGACGACGACCGGCCGCGTCACGGGTGAGCCGCACGAGATCGAGATCTGGTTCGCCGCGGACGGTGCCACCGTGTACTTCCTGTCCGGTGGGCGCGATCGTGCCGACTGGGTGCGCAACCTGCGACGTGACGCGCGGGTGACGGTCAGGATCGCCGATCACACCGTGGCCGGCACCGCGCGCGTGGTCTCCGCCGACGATCCCGAGGACGGCGTCGCCCGCCAGTTGGTGTGGCGGCGCTACACAACGGCCGAACGCGACCTCACCCACTGGCGTGACACCGCACTGCCGATCGCCGTCGATCTCGATGCACGACAACGCGGAGCAGCGACGTCGTAGCCGGACCGGACGACCACCGCCGTGGTCCTGGTGGCGGCGCCGGCGGGGCGGCGTCGCGATCTCAGTGGGTGTGGTCGCCGCCGGCGTGGAGCAGGTCGGCGAGCGCCCCGGGCAGACGTCCGAGGTCTTCAGCCGGCACGACGGCGTCGGCGCCGGCCAGGTCGCCGACGCCGACGAGCAGCACGTCGCCGACCGGGGTTCGGACGTGATCGGTCGACGCCCCGCTCGCGGCGTCGACCACCAGCACCTTCGCATGGAGTGCGCGCAACCGGTCGACGGCCTCGTCGACGTCGCCGACCGCGGCGACCACCTGCCACGCCGTGCCGACGGCTGCGCGCCGCAGCGCCGCGCGCCGCTCCTTCGTGGCGGCGAGGATCACGATCCTGACAGCCGTGCACACCGCGATCTCCGTCCTCCGACCGGTTCTGCCCTTGGCTCCGGCGGCCCGCGCCCGCCATCAACCCCGGGTGCGCTCGATCGCCAGCTCGCGAAGCTTCTCGTGCGTGTGGATGCCGTCGCGCTCCTCGACGCGGTGCCACGTGCCGTCGGTTCCGTCGAGCTCCCAGGCGAGCTGATCGTCGGCCAGCACGACGTCGAGGATCTCCTGCAGTCGCCCGCGGGCGTGCTCGTCGGTGACCGGCAGCACCGCCTCGATCCGGCGGTCGAGGTTGCGGGGCATGAGATCGGCCGATCCGATCAGATAGTCGTAGCCACGCTCGGCGGACCCGAAGCGGAAGATCCTCGAGTGCTCGAGGAAGTCCCCCACGATCGAACGCACGGAGATCGTGTCGCTGAGCCCTGGTACGCCGGGACGCAGGCTGCAGATGCTGCGCACGATCAGATCGACGGGCGTGCCGGCTTCGGACGCGTCGTAGAACGCGTCGATCAGATCGGTGTCGACGAGGTTGTTGACCTTCACGACGATGTGTCCGTCGTCGGCGTCGATCTCGCGCTGGACGAACTCGGCCAGCCGTGGGCGCAGGGACCGGGGTGCCACCAGCAGCGTGTCGTAGTCGTCGTGCCGGCTGTAGCCGGTGAGCGAGTTGAACAGGTGCGACAGATCCCGGCCGACGCTCGGCTCACACGTGAGGATGCCGATGTCCTCGTAGATCCTGGCGGTGCTGGGGTTGTAGTTGCCGGTCCCGATGTGGGCGTACCGGCGCAGCACGCCGTCCTCCTCGCGCACCACCAGCGCGATCTTCGAGTGCGTCTTCAGCCCGATCAGCCCGTACGCGACGTGAACGCCCGCATCCTCCAGGCTTCGGGCTCTGGAGATGTTGGCCTCCTCGTCGAACCGCGCCTTGAGCTCCACCATCGCGACGGCCTGCTTCTCGGCCTCCGCCGCGCGGATCAGCGCCTCGACGATCGGGCTCTCCTGCTCGGTCGTGCGGTAGATAGACACCTTGATCGCCAGGACGGCGGGGTCCCGGGACGCGTCGACGATGAACCTCTGCACCGACGCGTCGAAGCTGTCGTACGGGTGCTGGACGAAGATGTCGCCCCGCCCGATCTCGGCGAAGAGCGCGTCCGGTGCGCTGTCGAGCTGCGCCAGGCGCGCCGGCATGCGCGGCTCCCACGACGGATCCCGCAGCTCCTGGGGGCCGGCGCCGTACAGCTCCCACAACGCGGACATGTCCAGCGGTGCGTCCACGACGGTCTCGGCGGCCGCGCCGAGGTCCAGCTCCCGCAGCAGCCGGTCCGACAGCCACTCGGGCATCGACGGGCGGCGCTCCAGGCGCACGGCGCGTCCGAACCGCCGTTCCAGCAGATGGTCCTCGATCGTCTCGAGCAGATCCTCCGCCTCGTCCTCGCGGATCGCCAGATCGGCGTTGCGGGTCACGCGGAACTGGTGCCACTCGAGCACCTCGATGCCGGAGAACAGGGTGTCGAGCTTGTTGGCGATCACGAGTTCGATCGGGATGAAGCGCGTCCCGCTGGGCAGGCGGACGAAGCGGTCGAGCAGCGACGGCACCTTGACGCGGGCGAGCTGGCGTCGCCCACGGTCCGGGTCGTGCAGCACGACGGCCAGGTTGAGCGACAGGCTCGAGATGTGGGGGAAGGGGTGACCGGGGTCGATCGCCAGTGGTGTCAGGACCGGGAACACCTGCGCCTCGAAGTACGCGGTGACGTAGTCCAGCTCGTCGTCGTCCAGGTCGTCCCAGGCGCACAGCTCGAGCCCACCCGCCGCGAGTCCCGGTGCGATCTCGTCGTTGAACAGCGCCGACTGCTCGTCGGCCAGCTCCTGGGCATAGGTGCGCACGGCGGCGAGCTGGTGCGCGGGCGGGATCTGGTCGGGCGACACCGTCTCCGCGCCGGTCTTGGCCTGCTCGAGCAGGCTGCCGACACGCTTCTGGAAGAACTCGTCGTTGTTGGTCGCGAAGATCGCGAGGAACTTGGCGCGTTCGAGCAGTGGGCGACGCTTGTCCGCAGCGACGGCCAGCACGCGGGCGTTGAACGACATGGTCGACAGCTCGCGGTTGAGGTACCGCGCACTTCCGAGCCCCACGGGCGAGGCGGACTCGGTCATCGAGACTCATCTCCTCACGAGTGCGTGCACAGCATGCACACGACGGCCTACCATCCAATCATGGCTTCCCGATTTCGTGACCGAGTAGGCGACCGCCTACGACAAATTCGGCTCGCGTTCACCCAGACGCGGGCACACGACGACCGACTGGTGCCGTACATGGTGGCAGCGGCCATCGCAGGCATGGTGCTGCCGCTGGCTGTCCTGACGTGGCTCGGCTCGCCGGTGCTCGGCGTGATCGCCGGACTGGCGATGGCCGCGCCGAGCGCGATGATCGTGCTGGGCGTCCGCGGCCAGAACGCCGCCATCGCGCAGATCGAGGGCCAGCCCGGTGCCGCGCTCGCCGTGCTCCAGCAGCTCAGGGGGACGTGGAAGGTCACGCCCGCAGTGGCCTTCAGCGGCAAGCAGGACCTGGTGCACCGCGTGGTCGGTCGCCCGGGTGTGATCCTCGTCGGGGAGGGTCGGCGATCCCGGGTACGGGCGCTGCTGCGCCAGGAAGCGCGCAAGACCGCACGCATCAGTGGCGACATCCCCGTGCACGAGGTCAGCGTCGGCCATGCTGACGACCAGGTGGAGCTCGGCGGCCTGCGCATGCACGTGATGAAGCTGCCGCGGGCGATGAAGGCCAAGGAGATCGGCCCGCTCGACCGCCGGCTGCACGCGCTGGGCGGTTCCGACCTGCCCCTGCCGAAGGGTCCGCTGCCCAACGTGCGGCGGCCGCGGTAGCGCGTCGGTCGACGGCACGTGGCCATCACCGTCGACGGACGCCGCGGCGTCGACTGGTGGGCGAGGGGGGACTTGAACCCCCACCTCCTGAACGGAGACAGGAACCTGAATCCTGCGCGTCTGCCAATTCCGCCACTCGCCCTTGGGACAAGCAACGCCGCAGCGCGCGGAGTGTAGCATCGCCAGAAGCACGCTGCGGCGCGCGTGACGGGGTCGCACGACCCTCCGACGTCCTGTCATCCCCCATGTGCCCGCCACCTCGAGGGAAACCGAGCGAACGGATGAGTGTCCTGCGGGATTTTGAACGACGCCTTGAAGGAGCTGTCGAAGGCTTCTTCGCACGAGCGTTCCGGTCCGGGCTGCAGCCTGTGGAGCTCGCCAAGGCGATACAGCGCTACGCGGGGAACTACCAGAACGTCGGGGTCGACGGCGTGTTCGTACCCAACGTCTACCGCTTCGAGCTGAGCCCTTCCGATCACGAGCGGTTCCGGGAGTTCGGTGAGTCGCTGGCCAATGAGCTGAGCGACGTGCTGGTGCGCACGGCCGCCGAGCGCGGCTGGCAGCTGCGTGGGCCCGCGCGCATCGAACTGGCCATCGACGACCACGTCCCTGTGGGCACGTACGAGCTTCGCGGCAAGGTCGAGGCGGGCCGACAGGACGGTCCGTCGCGCCGGACCGGCGGTCCGCGTAACCTCGCGCCGGAGCGGCACGGCGCCGTCCTCGAGCTCGTGGATCAGGCCGGCCAGGAGATCCCGATCTCGGACCAGGCGGTCATCGGCCGCATGCCCGGCTGTGACGTCCAACTCGACGACCCCTCGGTGTCACGGCGCCATGCGCGGATCAGCCGCGGTGACCAGGGGTGGCTCATCGAGGATCTCGGCTCGACCAACGGAATCATGGTCAACGGCACCACCGTCGACCGCGAGTACCTCGCGGGCGGCGAGGACCTCGAGCTCGGCAACGTCAGGTTGCGGTTCGTCGCAGGCCGCTAGACCGGCGATGCCACCCATCATTCTGTGGTTGCTGCAGGGGTTCTTCCTGCTGTTGCTCTACATCTTCTTGTGGCGCGCGGTCCGCGCCATCGTCCGCGATCTGCGGACGCCCGGACCGGCACCACGGCCGGCACCCGGCCAATTGGTCGTGCACATCCCGGACGGTCGGCCACGCATCATCGACCTGGAGCAGGACGCCATCCTCTTCGGCCGGTCGCCATCTAGTACAGTGCGGCTCGAGGATCCGTACGTCAGTGACGACCACGCGCGCATCTATCAGGCGGACGGCAGCTGGATGGTCGCCGACTGCAAGTCGACCAACGGTACGTTCCTCAACCGGGTGAAGGTGACCACGCCGACACAGATCGCGGCCGGCGATCAGCTCGGGATCGGGAAGACGATCGTCGAGGTCAGGAAGTGACAGTGCGCGGGCAGGCGCTGACGGTGCGTGCGTTCGGCGCGACCCACACCGGACGCGTCCGCGCGGGCAACGAGGACAGCTTCCTCGTCGGCGACGTCGTGCACGCCGTCGCTGACGGCATGGGTGGCCATCAGGCGGGCGAGATCGCGTCCGATGCCGCGCTCGAGCCGCTGCGCATCCTCGACGTGTCGTCCCTGCGCGGTCCCGAGGAGGTCAGCGACGCACTGGCCGCCGCGGTCCGCGACGCCAACACGCTCGTCGTCGAGCGTGCATCGTCGGATCCGCAACTGGAGGGGATGGGCACGACCCTGACCGCGGTCGCCGTGCGGGACGGCCAACTGCACGTGGCGCACGTCGGTGACAGTCGGGCCTACCTGCTGCGCGACGACGAGCAGATGAGCCAGTTGACCACCGACCACACCCTGGTCGAGCGGCTGGTGCGGGAGGGGCGGTTGTCGCGCGACGAGGCGGCGACCCATCCGCAGCGCAACGTGATCACCCGCGCCATCGGGCACGAGACCACGGTCGACGTGGAGGTGCTGCCACCGATCACCCTGCACGACGGCGACCAGGTCCTGCTGTGCTCCGACGGCCTGTCGGGGCCGGTCGACGACACACGCATCGCCGGGATCCTGGCCAGCACGCCCGACGGGGACCAGGCCGTCACCGCGCTGCTGGCGCAGGCCAACGCCGCCGGTGGCCCCGACAACATCACGGCGGTGCTGATCCGCGTCGGCGACCACTGGGCCCAGCCGGCTGCACCGGCGGACGAGCCCGACGGGTCCACCACGCAGCAGATCGCGTCGCTCCCCACCGACGCCGGCACGGCCGGGGACCCCGCGGCGAACGCCCGTGCCGATGGGACCGACCGCTCGACGGACGACCGGGTGGGCGGCGACGCCGCGGCCCCGACGGCGGTGGCCGAACCGACCGGTGACGGCCGTGCGGTCGCGACCACCGAGGTGCCGCCGCCGGCCGCGCCCGCG
This window contains:
- a CDS encoding YibE/F family protein, whose amino-acid sequence is MRRAHRALLTVVGVACVAAVLGVVLLWPSNAAQPDVSTVPDDVALRSAELTGVTELDDVDDPGLAPGARVLELTARLDDGRTVTFEMVDETGDLFAVGQRVRVAEAKGPDGGVVYYVNDIERDRPLLLLTLVFLVAVLVFGRWQGLRALLSLGITLGVVVVFVVPAVLDGRDPVVVALSAAVVIMAVTLYMTHGVRPKTTAAVVGTLIALAVTVGLSWLFIEVASLSGLADEEARLASVSSGGLSLRGLLLAGIIIGALGVLDDVTMAQASTVFELRRADQHADVGSLFAGAMAVGRDHVAAAINTLFLAYAGASLPLLILFSTSPDPLPVIASSELVAVEIVRTLVGSIGLMVSVPVTTALAAWLACGRASRPRGGVDGSDGPQGPPDHQVDLTARGATSPFADDGVEQEWERRLRDSYGIRGGERRHTTARDEGQR
- a CDS encoding mechanosensitive ion channel family protein encodes the protein MTLSATQVADAATEAASEAVDAADAVTDVADEARTFGSMVLDQLPVIATALLVGLVAMLGALALARLVERALSRTRADHVAVVLLSRLVRLAGLIGAALLTLSIAGVEVGSVLAGLAVIGVAVGLAVQGILENFIAGVILLVRKPFSAGDQIRSAEFEGTVESLDLRVTHLIDYDGETILIPNRDVYNNPLVNLTRRGKRRTVVMVGVDYRDDHDEARAIILDAVRAVDGVLDHPEPEVLLTELGESSVNFEVRYWTRPDIRSVRRTQDRVLAAAKRAIQDAGLTIPWPIRTLVPDGTFHTTRRETP
- the pheA gene encoding prephenate dehydratase, producing the protein MTTSSGSTVRRIAYLGPDGSFASEAARRASHRPASLQPMPTVVDVIDAVRVGSCDWGVVPMENSVEGSVNVTLDELAFGDPGVFIRAEITMPVTMNLLGSPEADLSTITVVRSHSHALAQARGWLAAQLPNARQEAVTSTAEAARQVGADPSVAAIGTTAAAGRFGLSIIAADIGDHIDTTTRFVVLASGFASATGADKTSLVVFFGHDRPGQLLSVLHEFAMRGINLTKIESRPTKKQLGEYCIFVDCAGHVSEPRVGEALRGVHRHVAELRVLGSYPRAVGRADVPTSTDSAAAYAESDDWYAGILQHTDRG
- a CDS encoding DUF4446 family protein, which gives rise to MLSGPLDVALLAVIAVIAALALAVAISAVRLQRRIRRTLRVGAGASGNELLLALRNHDDDLDELDAAVVDLRARVARVEQSIELCTNRVAMVHYDAFPDMGGKLSFSVAMLDEQGDGIVLSVINGRTETRAWGKRVVGGESRQRLSAEESDVLRRASTLDRARADEQPVGDG
- a CDS encoding nitroreductase family deazaflavin-dependent oxidoreductase, translating into MDDIRTWLRAAADEAYAYVTTTGRVTGEPHEIEIWFAADGATVYFLSGGRDRADWVRNLRRDARVTVRIADHTVAGTARVVSADDPEDGVARQLVWRRYTTAERDLTHWRDTALPIAVDLDARQRGAATS
- the ppk1 gene encoding polyphosphate kinase 1 → MTESASPVGLGSARYLNRELSTMSFNARVLAVAADKRRPLLERAKFLAIFATNNDEFFQKRVGSLLEQAKTGAETVSPDQIPPAHQLAAVRTYAQELADEQSALFNDEIAPGLAAGGLELCAWDDLDDDELDYVTAYFEAQVFPVLTPLAIDPGHPFPHISSLSLNLAVVLHDPDRGRRQLARVKVPSLLDRFVRLPSGTRFIPIELVIANKLDTLFSGIEVLEWHQFRVTRNADLAIREDEAEDLLETIEDHLLERRFGRAVRLERRPSMPEWLSDRLLRELDLGAAAETVVDAPLDMSALWELYGAGPQELRDPSWEPRMPARLAQLDSAPDALFAEIGRGDIFVQHPYDSFDASVQRFIVDASRDPAVLAIKVSIYRTTEQESPIVEALIRAAEAEKQAVAMVELKARFDEEANISRARSLEDAGVHVAYGLIGLKTHSKIALVVREEDGVLRRYAHIGTGNYNPSTARIYEDIGILTCEPSVGRDLSHLFNSLTGYSRHDDYDTLLVAPRSLRPRLAEFVQREIDADDGHIVVKVNNLVDTDLIDAFYDASEAGTPVDLIVRSICSLRPGVPGLSDTISVRSIVGDFLEHSRIFRFGSAERGYDYLIGSADLMPRNLDRRIEAVLPVTDEHARGRLQEILDVVLADDQLAWELDGTDGTWHRVEERDGIHTHEKLRELAIERTRG
- a CDS encoding DUF4191 domain-containing protein; the protein is MASRFRDRVGDRLRQIRLAFTQTRAHDDRLVPYMVAAAIAGMVLPLAVLTWLGSPVLGVIAGLAMAAPSAMIVLGVRGQNAAIAQIEGQPGAALAVLQQLRGTWKVTPAVAFSGKQDLVHRVVGRPGVILVGEGRRSRVRALLRQEARKTARISGDIPVHEVSVGHADDQVELGGLRMHVMKLPRAMKAKEIGPLDRRLHALGGSDLPLPKGPLPNVRRPR
- a CDS encoding DUF3662 and FHA domain-containing protein, translating into MSVLRDFERRLEGAVEGFFARAFRSGLQPVELAKAIQRYAGNYQNVGVDGVFVPNVYRFELSPSDHERFREFGESLANELSDVLVRTAAERGWQLRGPARIELAIDDHVPVGTYELRGKVEAGRQDGPSRRTGGPRNLAPERHGAVLELVDQAGQEIPISDQAVIGRMPGCDVQLDDPSVSRRHARISRGDQGWLIEDLGSTNGIMVNGTTVDREYLAGGEDLELGNVRLRFVAGR
- a CDS encoding FHA domain-containing protein; protein product: MPPIILWLLQGFFLLLLYIFLWRAVRAIVRDLRTPGPAPRPAPGQLVVHIPDGRPRIIDLEQDAILFGRSPSSTVRLEDPYVSDDHARIYQADGSWMVADCKSTNGTFLNRVKVTTPTQIAAGDQLGIGKTIVEVRK
- a CDS encoding Stp1/IreP family PP2C-type Ser/Thr phosphatase produces the protein MTVRGQALTVRAFGATHTGRVRAGNEDSFLVGDVVHAVADGMGGHQAGEIASDAALEPLRILDVSSLRGPEEVSDALAAAVRDANTLVVERASSDPQLEGMGTTLTAVAVRDGQLHVAHVGDSRAYLLRDDEQMSQLTTDHTLVERLVREGRLSRDEAATHPQRNVITRAIGHETTVDVEVLPPITLHDGDQVLLCSDGLSGPVDDTRIAGILASTPDGDQAVTALLAQANAAGGPDNITAVLIRVGDHWAQPAAPADEPDGSTTQQIASLPTDAGTAGDPAANARADGTDRSTDDRVGGDAAAPTAVAEPTGDGRAVATTEVPPPAAPAGDRRARTRSRRIVVRSIAVLMALVVVGALVLGGGWLLLSRSYFVGEHEGMVAIYRGIPQEFAGVTAARVVPTEITTTPVSAFPEFRQQAITEGLTAQSLTDAQHIVEDLQEQARDAQQPAPAIGEPLTEPTQGP